The genomic window AAGGAGCAAGATTAAGCTGATAACGTGTACTTTTTAGTTTTCCCGTTTTTGTAAAAATTTCTTTATTCACCAAATCTTGTAAATCTCTTGTCGCGGTTGCTGACGGGGCTTTGACAATTGACATATAATTTCTTGCACTGAATCCGCCGGAAAACCCCTTAGTGCCTTCTTGAAAAATCCGTAATACTGCCTTTGTTTGTCTTGGATTAAGAAGCGTTTTTATAAGCACGAAAGAATTTTGCCTTGGCTATTATAAAATCGACCTGTTTTATCGTCTGTTTTTGTGCGTCAATAATAGTTTTACCAAAGTAACAAAGCCAGGGCGTGATCTGAGTGCTTTTATTTTGAAGTTCTAACGTATTATAATACTCTTTTTTCTTATCACTGATTGTCGAAGATAAAGCGATCAGTGTCGGTTTCCCCAAACTTTGAGACAGGGCCTTTTCGGCCAAAGCCCTGCCAATACGGCCGTTACCATCTTCAAAAGGGTGAATGGTGACAAAATACAGATGTGCTATACCAGCTCTGACTATTGGCGATAACGTTGCTTTTTCACCTAGGGCGGTTCTGTTGAACCAGTCTATGAATTGCTCCATTTCTCCAGGGACTTTAGAGGACGGGGGTGCAATAAAATGAATTTTGGGTTTATCGATTCGTCCGGATATTACCCGCATATCATCGTGGCTTGTACGGTACTTGCCCCTGTCCAAATCTGTTCTTCCGTTCAATAATTTGTCATGCCAGGAATAAAGAATTTCATTGGTTAAAAGAGAATCGAAATTAGTGTACAGATCTTTCATCATCATCGCGATGCCGGCTTCTTCTGGTTTTATATTCCCATGCAGATATTTTTCACCGACACCAAACTCTTTGCAGATAGACGATTGAAGGCTGTCCCTGTCTAAGATCTCGCCTTCTATCTCAGATGTTTTCAAAGCCTCATTGCAGATGATTTCAATTCTGAATTCTTCCAGATCCTCTTTAGAAAGGTGACGCAACACACCAAGAGAAATGCCGGATTCTTTGGAATATTCGTTTTCCAGGGGCTCCAATCTTTTTGTGTCATACGAGAAAAGGGGCCAATTGTCTTGCTGCCAGTTCCATTTTTTTGATTTCATGATTTATAATCCTTTGTTTTATACATCATATATGTACTATTGTTTGATCTATAAAACAACATTTTATACATCATGGCAGATAAAGCATTGCCAATTTTAAACGGCAATACTTCCGGTGCTATCAGTTCATGACCTATGGACAGATTTATTCGGGAAGTGTCGGTTTTTTTACAAGGTGATAGAAAAATGCTGATTTTATGGCAGGATTAAAAAGGGGCAGGCGGGTGATGACCAAAAAAATGAAAACAAGTACACCCTTGAAAGGGCTGGTGAAAGTCCCCTAAACGCGAATGCCCAGTATGCATCGTTTCTGCATTTCAGAAACGTCTCTGGCACTGATGCGCCGGGATAAATCAGCATTTGCCGAATTTGGCAACGCTGCCATTTTCGGCAAATGGTATGGGAATGAAGTCCGACTAATCAGATAGAAAATAAGAAATCGTTGATACGACCCGAATCTGTTTGATATGTGGGTTGTTTTTATCCCTCGGACTAATTGAAAATTGGGCTTGAGACGCGGATTTGATCATGCCATGGATCATTTTCCCGTGAACCTGGGTTTTCTTTTTTCCGTGAATGCCGCTACCGCTTCAAACAGGTCATCGGACGGGATAATGTTGGTGCTCATGGATGCCACGTATTTCAATCCGTCATCTACACTCCTGGCGATACCGTGATTGAGCACCTCTTTGGATGCCTGGACAGCAAGGGGGGAACAGCCTGCTATCTCCATGGCCATTTTCTCGGCGCCGGTCATCAAAGCGGCCGGGTCCTCAAACACTTCGTTCAGGAGCAGCACCTGTTTTGCACGATCCGCAGTCATATTTTTTGCCGTATAGGCAAGTTCCCTGGTGATGCCCTGGCCCACAATAAGGGGCAGTCTCTGGAGCACGCCGACATCGGCTACAAATCCCACTGCCGCTTCTCTTAATGAAAATACAGCGTCTTTTGAGCCCAGCCGGATATCACAGGCAGTAATCATATCAAGGCCCGCACCGATACATTGTCCGTGAACCGCAGCAATCACCGGTTTTCTGCATCTTTCAATACAGGTAATGGTCTCTTGAAGGGAGTAAATTTTTTGCAGCAGCTGCCATTTAACACCCCCTTTCTGGGCCGGGTCCATCAATTCCGGAATCTCACCCACCATGCTCATTAAATCGATGCCCGCACAGAATCCGGCGCCTTTTCCTGCCACAATAATTGCCCGAATATCCGGATCATTGCCCAGGGATTCGAAAACAGCGGAAGCTTCTTCCCATGCCGGAGGGTTCATGGCATTTTTTTTGTCCGGCCGGTTAAGGTATACCCAGGCAATCGGTGCTTTTTTCTCAATCAGATAGTATGTATATTCATTCATGTTTATTCCTTGTCCGACTAATCAGATAGAAAATAAGAAATCGTTGATACGACCCGAATCTGTTTAATATGTGGGTTGTTTTTATCTCTCGGACTGATCGAAAATTGGCCCTGGGACGCGGATTTGATTTTTCCCAGTTTGCTTTTGGAATCCAACGCAAACTTTTCAGCCACTTCCCGGGCTTTTTTTGTGGCTTCCTCAATCATGTCCGGTTTTACGTCGTTTAAGCGTGTAAAAATATATTCTGTCTGGGATTCATAGTTTTC from Desulfotignum phosphitoxidans DSM 13687 includes these protein-coding regions:
- a CDS encoding Fic family protein, which codes for MKSKKWNWQQDNWPLFSYDTKRLEPLENEYSKESGISLGVLRHLSKEDLEEFRIEIICNEALKTSEIEGEILDRDSLQSSICKEFGVGEKYLHGNIKPEEAGIAMMMKDLYTNFDSLLTNEILYSWHDKLLNGRTDLDRGKYRTSHDDMRVISGRIDKPKIHFIAPPSSKVPGEMEQFIDWFNRTALGEKATLSPIVRAGIAHLYFVTIHPFEDGNGRIGRALAEKALSQSLGKPTLIALSSTISDKKKEYYNTLELQNKSTQITPWLCYFGKTIIDAQKQTIKQVDFIIAKAKFFRAYKNAS
- a CDS encoding crotonase/enoyl-CoA hydratase family protein, with translation MNEYTYYLIEKKAPIAWVYLNRPDKKNAMNPPAWEEASAVFESLGNDPDIRAIIVAGKGAGFCAGIDLMSMVGEIPELMDPAQKGGVKWQLLQKIYSLQETITCIERCRKPVIAAVHGQCIGAGLDMITACDIRLGSKDAVFSLREAAVGFVADVGVLQRLPLIVGQGITRELAYTAKNMTADRAKQVLLLNEVFEDPAALMTGAEKMAMEIAGCSPLAVQASKEVLNHGIARSVDDGLKYVASMSTNIIPSDDLFEAVAAFTEKRKPRFTGK